From the genome of Candidatus Defluviilinea proxima:
CGCTCAACACTTCGTAGGCTTCGTTGATCTCTTTAAATTTATCCTCGGCCTGTTTGTTGTTGGGGTTGTAATCGGGATGATATTGTTTGGCCAGTTTGCGATATGCCTTGCGGATATCGTCCTCACTGGCTTTGCGGTCCACGCCGAGAATTTTGTAATAATCCTTATAGTCCATACTTTAATTGTCACACCTCGTCAAGCGCGAGTCAAGAACCCATGTGGATGTCTAACACAACTCTAATTGATGAGTATTGGATGAAAACCCCGCTTCATTCTTAACTGGAAGCTGATTCTACTTAATTGAGCTTTTTCACCAGATAATATTCACTTCGTTCAAATCCACGTCCGAGATAATATCCACGTGTGCCGACTGCCGAGATAACCGCCATGCGCGCAAATCCATTTTCTTTGGCGATGCGCTCCGCCTCTTCAAGAAGACGTGTCCCCAAGCCCATATGTTGCGCCGCGCCATCCTTCTCTGCGCCCACAGCAAGGGACTGTCCGTAGACGTGTACTTCACGGATCAATGCCGCGCCATCAAGATCATGAATGCCTGTCTCTGGCGAGTTCTTGCCTGGCAATGACAATCGTATAAACCCGGCTAACTTATCCTCTGGCGTGACATACGAAATGAAATGCTCTTCCGCTGTACCTGCTTGGTAGATGAGATCGTGTAATTCCAAAGACTCTGTCCTCACCGATTTCCCCTTCACCTCGCGGCATCTTACGCACTGACATTGTGTGCCGCGCCGTTTCATTTCATCCTGCACATCCTGTCGCAAGCTCGTACGACGATTCCCCTCTACAACATTCGTGGACGGAATATCACGGATCACTCGGTTCACACGGCAATAGCGTGGAATAGTTGGCTTGATATCGGCGATCAGGTCAATGAGTTCTTGTGTAGTATATGGCTTAAATTCACCGCGTTGCCAGTATTCATATAATTCAGCATTCGCCAATAATTGATTGGGATAGATCTTGATCTCGTCTGGACAGAAGTCATTCCACAAGCGCGCAAAGTCTTCGCGGTCCGATTCGGGAGTTGCGCCATGCAAATTGGGCATCCAATGCAAAACAACTTTGAAGCCCGCCGCGCGCAGTAACGCTACAGCGTTACGCGTACATTCCACATCGTGCCCGCGTTTGTTCATTGCAAGGACACGATCATCCAAACTCTGTGCGCCCATCTGCACCTTGGTCACACCGAGATGTCGAAGCCACTTTATTTCATCCGGTGTAATTTCATCAGGACGTGTTTCAATGACAAGTCCCACGTTGCGGTTGTGGGTTGTTTCGTTGAAAGTATGCGCATTATCCAGTTCGCTTATGTTTAGCTTCGTTTCTTCACGTGGAAGATCTGCAAAACCATTCATTGCATCGAAACAACGTTTGACGAACCACTCCTGATAATCGCGTTTATACGAGGACCATGTCCCGCCGAGGATCAACAACTCAATCTTGTCAGTCGGGTGTCCTAACGCCTTCAATTGCGTAATACGCGACATCACCTGCGCATACGGATCGAATTCATGTTCCACTGCGCGCATCGCACCGGGTTCATCGGGTAAATACGATTTGGGCATACGGACGTCAGTGGGGCAGAAGATGCATTTACCGGGACACGGATATGGCTTCGTCAGAACCGTGACCGTCGTCACACCGGAGAGAGTCCGCATGGGCTTCATGCGAATCCGCTCGAGTAGGCGTACGTCCTCTTCCATCTCTCCCGCCGCAACCATTTCGTTGTAGATCGAAACCAGCATGGACTTGTTGAGATACCCGCTTCCATTTTCAAGTGGATGACTGCGCAGAGTCTTTGTCACATCCTGCCCGCTTCGAATCAGATTTAGCACATGACGTGCCAGATCTTTCTTGTCAGGTGTGATGAGATGAGTCTCTCTCCAACGTTCGCGTTTCTCTGTTTGCATACAGTTCTACTTGTTTCCGTTCATTGTGGGAACATCCACTTGAAATTCACTTTTTAATTCAGACACATTCTTATGTGTGAACATGTCGGTGTGCAGGCCGCATTCAGTCTTGCCGCGTCCCTGCCAGCGACCAGCTCGTTCATCGTCATTGAGGCCGATCG
Proteins encoded in this window:
- a CDS encoding tRNA uridine(34) 5-carboxymethylaminomethyl modification radical SAM/GNAT enzyme Elp3, whose translation is MQTEKRERWRETHLITPDKKDLARHVLNLIRSGQDVTKTLRSHPLENGSGYLNKSMLVSIYNEMVAAGEMEEDVRLLERIRMKPMRTLSGVTTVTVLTKPYPCPGKCIFCPTDVRMPKSYLPDEPGAMRAVEHEFDPYAQVMSRITQLKALGHPTDKIELLILGGTWSSYKRDYQEWFVKRCFDAMNGFADLPREETKLNISELDNAHTFNETTHNRNVGLVIETRPDEITPDEIKWLRHLGVTKVQMGAQSLDDRVLAMNKRGHDVECTRNAVALLRAAGFKVVLHWMPNLHGATPESDREDFARLWNDFCPDEIKIYPNQLLANAELYEYWQRGEFKPYTTQELIDLIADIKPTIPRYCRVNRVIRDIPSTNVVEGNRRTSLRQDVQDEMKRRGTQCQCVRCREVKGKSVRTESLELHDLIYQAGTAEEHFISYVTPEDKLAGFIRLSLPGKNSPETGIHDLDGAALIREVHVYGQSLAVGAEKDGAAQHMGLGTRLLEEAERIAKENGFARMAVISAVGTRGYYLGRGFERSEYYLVKKLN